One part of the Oncorhynchus keta strain PuntledgeMale-10-30-2019 unplaced genomic scaffold, Oket_V2 Un_contig_4721_pilon_pilon, whole genome shotgun sequence genome encodes these proteins:
- the LOC127924897 gene encoding uncharacterized protein LOC127924897 codes for MTAKCVFYMDDVNILCTDLLSVVRTLDRTDWYGRASGARLNRDKTEAQFCGPWADPDLTRLPLTVKLTDIRVLGVKFDRGGGGSGRWSRGPGPRGGKGLPDLYLFLGSRYTALHLTIATSPVNNKTQALARFWLGSYLRTLRLIPVDLRAPVSFLLPPPYIQLQKFLRHFKLEKETVTVLTKHRSLLSLVQDQEPVCPVRGLALGEPTTVWRNVAHPALLNRHRDLSWMVAHEILPVRAVMHSQGMARTSACPRPGCGQEESVRHMLWECRAARDLWKEAGPLISLCLPAGEDLTPQLVLYEGSTVVLP; via the exons ATGACCGCCAAGTGTGTCTTTTACATGGACGACGTCAACATTTTATGTACCGACCTTTTATCCGTCGTCAGGACTCTGGACAGGACTGACTGGTACGGACGAGCCTCTGGGGCGAGACTGAACAGAGACAAGACAGAGGCCCAATTCTGCGGACCGTGGGCAGACCCAGACTTGACCAGACTACCTCTGACAGTTAAACTGACGGACATAAGGGTACTAGGGGTAAAGTTTGAccgggggggaggagggagcg ggagGTGGTCAAGAGGCCCAGGTCCAAGGGGGGGGAAAGGCTTGCCTGACCTCTACTTGTTCCTGGGCAGCCGCTACACAGCGTTACATCTGACTATTGCCACCTCCCCGGTCAACAACAAGACTCAGGCCCTCGCACGGTTCTGGCTGGGATCTTACCTCAGGACTCTGAGGCTGATCCCAGTCGACCTGCGAGCCCCAGTCTCTTTCCTGCTACCTCCGCCCTACATCCAGCTCCAGAAGTTTTTAAGACATTTTAAACTGGAAAAAGAAACAGTCACGGTCTTAACAAAacaccgctctcttctctctcttgtgcAGGATCAGGAACCAGTATGTCCAGTGCGCGGGCTCGCTCTAGGTGAGCCCACAACGGTTTGGCGCAACGTGGCCCATCCTGCTCTCCTGAATCGGCATCGGGACCTGTCCTGGATGGTCGCCCACGAGATCCTCCCGGTCAGGGCAGTTATGCACTCACAGGGCATGGCGAGGACATCCGCGTGCCCCCGACCAGGCTGCGGCCAAGAAGAGTCGGTGAGGCACATGCTCTGGGAGTGCAGAGCCGCCAGGGACCTGTGGAAGGAAGCAGGCCCCCTGATCTCCTTGTGTCTGCCAGCAGGGGAGGACCTAACACCTCAGCTCGTGCTGTATGAAGGAAGCACTGTGGTCCTCCCGTAA
- the LOC118380484 gene encoding TSC22 domain family protein 1-like isoform X1: protein MHQQDFSVDSSGSRKMSFHNRRDSNTAGSSGASGSAAGSSNVIPTDDYQSTSQAGSSSPEPHHHPLSLNLPQSGSQVKKKSGFQITSVTPAQVSVSTNNSIADDTESYDDMDESHTEDLSSSEMQEVSVPRDTGVPERSSSDETLNSPHGVETPGAVSPNEPLNPHSLPQDHPCEPLQPQGPPQPGNMVNGTVHHLQENVVPAAFTVSVAGGSSSEMAGPNQTQMGQGMVQNTTAQFSVTITAAPGMDVSSIVSDSGAPPSAGPIIFDSSGGRQVTSSGVGALPGVTGPTNGTQIGMSVAVAQPVTSSTQTQQTQTQATPGSRFRVVKLDSNSEPFRKGRWMCTEYYEKEVLPAAPTSDPAPAPSTGGPESQAGNGSVVAGVVQYGGIETGAVAPQTSQPYQHQDYTSPETVQNSLQAHMVPQDPNPLLLQQTSMVPHGTLPAAPEVNAQGARSQAMPQQMPYDMEHAQTGYPTPQFPAGLVCQTGSRPPDFIQPTAPLQSQVLPPHPGSLGVSMPGPAAVPQPLQSQLQNLPAQQLHLTTSTPPPLS from the coding sequence ATGCATCAACAGGACTTTTCAGTAGATTCCTCTGGGTCTAGGAAGATGTCTTTCCACAATAGAAGAGACAGTAACACCGCCGGTAGTAGCGGTGCATCTGGGTCTGCTGCAGGTAGCAGTAATGTAATTCCCACTGATGATTATCAGTCAACTAGCCAGGCTGGGTCCTCTTCCCCTGAGCCGCACCACCACCCCCTGAGCCTTAACCTCCCCCAGTCTGGGTCTCAGGTGAAAAAAAAGAGTGGCTTCCAGATAACTAGCGTGACCCCGGCCCAGGTCTCTGTTAGCACCAACAACAGCATAGCGGACGACACAGAGAGTTATGATGACATGGATGAATCCCACACAGAGGACCTGTCCTCCTCTGAAATGCAGGAAGTGTCCGTACCTCGGGACACCGGCGTCCCTGAGAGGAGCTCCTCGGACGAGACCCTGAACAGCCCCCATGGGGTGGAGACCCCTGGCGCAGTGTCCCCTAACGAACCCCTGAACCCTCACTCCCTACCCCAGGACCATCCGTGCGAACCACTGCAGCCTCAGGGCCCTCCGCAGCCTGGTAACATGGTGAATGGGACTGTGCATCATCTGCAAGAGAATGTGGTGCCAGCAGCCTTTACTGTCTCAGTGGCAGGGGGCAGTTCCTCTGAAATGGCTGGGCCCAACCAGACTCAGATGGGGCAGGGTATGGTGCAGAATACCACTGCCCAGTTCTCTGTTACCATCACTGCTGCGCCAGGCATGGATGTGTCATCCATAGTCAGTGATAGTGGTGCCCCTCCCTCTGCGGGCCCAATAATCTTTGACAGTAGTGGAGGCCGGCAAGTGACATCCAGTGGAGTAGGGGCTCTCCCTGGAGTCACAGGGCCCACCAATGGCACTCAGATTGGGATGTCAGTAGCAGTGGCACAGCCTGTGACCTCCAGCACCCAGACACAACAGACTCAGACCCAAGCCACTCCGGGGTCTCGCTTCAGAGTGGTGAAGCTGGACTCTAACTCAGAGCCGTTCCGCAAGGGAAGATGGATGTGTACTGAGTACTATGAGAAGGAGGTTCTCCCTGCCGCGCCCACTTCTGACCCAGCCCCTGCACCCAGCACTGGCGGCCCAGAGAGCCAAGCAGGGAATGGAAGTGTGGTGGCCGGTGTTGTCCAATACGGAGGCATAGAGACGGGAGCAGTGGCACCCCAGACCTCGCAGCCATACCAGCACCAGGACTACACCAGTCCTGAGACTGTCCAGAATTCTCTGCAAGCCCACATGGTCCCTCAGGACCCTAACCCTCTCCTGTTGCAGCAGACCAGCATGGTCCCCCATGGTACTCTACCAGCAGCCCCCGAGGTGAATGCCCAGGGCGCTCGGAGTCAGGCCATGCCCCAGCAGATGCCCTATGATATGGAGCATGCCCAGACAGGCTACCCCACACCCCAGTTCCCAGCGGGGCTAGTGTGCCAGACAGGCAGCCGGCCTCCAGACTTCATCCAGCCTACGGCTCCTCTCCAGTCCCAGGTCCTCCCCCCACACCCTGGCTCTCTTGGGGTGTCCATGCCTGGCCCGGCTGCTGTCCCTCAACCCCTTCAGAGTCAGCTCCAGAACCTCCCAGCTCAGCAGCTGCACCTCACCACCAGCACCCCTCCGCCCCTTTCGTGA
- the LOC118380484 gene encoding TSC22 domain family protein 1-like isoform X2: MSFHNRRDSNTAGSSGASGSAAGSSNVIPTDDYQSTSQAGSSSPEPHHHPLSLNLPQSGSQVKKKSGFQITSVTPAQVSVSTNNSIADDTESYDDMDESHTEDLSSSEMQEVSVPRDTGVPERSSSDETLNSPHGVETPGAVSPNEPLNPHSLPQDHPCEPLQPQGPPQPGNMVNGTVHHLQENVVPAAFTVSVAGGSSSEMAGPNQTQMGQGMVQNTTAQFSVTITAAPGMDVSSIVSDSGAPPSAGPIIFDSSGGRQVTSSGVGALPGVTGPTNGTQIGMSVAVAQPVTSSTQTQQTQTQATPGSRFRVVKLDSNSEPFRKGRWMCTEYYEKEVLPAAPTSDPAPAPSTGGPESQAGNGSVVAGVVQYGGIETGAVAPQTSQPYQHQDYTSPETVQNSLQAHMVPQDPNPLLLQQTSMVPHGTLPAAPEVNAQGARSQAMPQQMPYDMEHAQTGYPTPQFPAGLVCQTGSRPPDFIQPTAPLQSQVLPPHPGSLGVSMPGPAAVPQPLQSQLQNLPAQQLHLTTSTPPPLS, translated from the coding sequence ATGTCTTTCCACAATAGAAGAGACAGTAACACCGCCGGTAGTAGCGGTGCATCTGGGTCTGCTGCAGGTAGCAGTAATGTAATTCCCACTGATGATTATCAGTCAACTAGCCAGGCTGGGTCCTCTTCCCCTGAGCCGCACCACCACCCCCTGAGCCTTAACCTCCCCCAGTCTGGGTCTCAGGTGAAAAAAAAGAGTGGCTTCCAGATAACTAGCGTGACCCCGGCCCAGGTCTCTGTTAGCACCAACAACAGCATAGCGGACGACACAGAGAGTTATGATGACATGGATGAATCCCACACAGAGGACCTGTCCTCCTCTGAAATGCAGGAAGTGTCCGTACCTCGGGACACCGGCGTCCCTGAGAGGAGCTCCTCGGACGAGACCCTGAACAGCCCCCATGGGGTGGAGACCCCTGGCGCAGTGTCCCCTAACGAACCCCTGAACCCTCACTCCCTACCCCAGGACCATCCGTGCGAACCACTGCAGCCTCAGGGCCCTCCGCAGCCTGGTAACATGGTGAATGGGACTGTGCATCATCTGCAAGAGAATGTGGTGCCAGCAGCCTTTACTGTCTCAGTGGCAGGGGGCAGTTCCTCTGAAATGGCTGGGCCCAACCAGACTCAGATGGGGCAGGGTATGGTGCAGAATACCACTGCCCAGTTCTCTGTTACCATCACTGCTGCGCCAGGCATGGATGTGTCATCCATAGTCAGTGATAGTGGTGCCCCTCCCTCTGCGGGCCCAATAATCTTTGACAGTAGTGGAGGCCGGCAAGTGACATCCAGTGGAGTAGGGGCTCTCCCTGGAGTCACAGGGCCCACCAATGGCACTCAGATTGGGATGTCAGTAGCAGTGGCACAGCCTGTGACCTCCAGCACCCAGACACAACAGACTCAGACCCAAGCCACTCCGGGGTCTCGCTTCAGAGTGGTGAAGCTGGACTCTAACTCAGAGCCGTTCCGCAAGGGAAGATGGATGTGTACTGAGTACTATGAGAAGGAGGTTCTCCCTGCCGCGCCCACTTCTGACCCAGCCCCTGCACCCAGCACTGGCGGCCCAGAGAGCCAAGCAGGGAATGGAAGTGTGGTGGCCGGTGTTGTCCAATACGGAGGCATAGAGACGGGAGCAGTGGCACCCCAGACCTCGCAGCCATACCAGCACCAGGACTACACCAGTCCTGAGACTGTCCAGAATTCTCTGCAAGCCCACATGGTCCCTCAGGACCCTAACCCTCTCCTGTTGCAGCAGACCAGCATGGTCCCCCATGGTACTCTACCAGCAGCCCCCGAGGTGAATGCCCAGGGCGCTCGGAGTCAGGCCATGCCCCAGCAGATGCCCTATGATATGGAGCATGCCCAGACAGGCTACCCCACACCCCAGTTCCCAGCGGGGCTAGTGTGCCAGACAGGCAGCCGGCCTCCAGACTTCATCCAGCCTACGGCTCCTCTCCAGTCCCAGGTCCTCCCCCCACACCCTGGCTCTCTTGGGGTGTCCATGCCTGGCCCGGCTGCTGTCCCTCAACCCCTTCAGAGTCAGCTCCAGAACCTCCCAGCTCAGCAGCTGCACCTCACCACCAGCACCCCTCCGCCCCTTTCGTGA